The nucleotide sequence TCGGTTAAGATTCCGTCGTTATTGAATGAAATTCAAAAGAATTTATTTGATCGAGCTAAGAAATTTCGCGATGATCATACTTTTAAAGTAGTGTCTTTCGATGAATTGAAAAAACACATGGAAGATGATGCTGGTTTTGTGCAATGTTTTTGGGCAGGATCGCGTGAAGACGAGACACGATTAAAAGATGAAATGAAAGCAACTGTTCGTTGCATACCGTTTGATCAGAGCGGTGAAAAAGGCCGATGTATAGTCACCGGTAAAGAAACGGACATTCAGGTGATCATCGGCAAAGCCTACTAGCAATTTCTTCATATGCTCTACGTATTTGAAAGAGGATCGGGACTAGCGATTGTAATGATTCACGGGTACCCGCTGAACCATACGATATGGGAAAATCAGTTTTCGCTAGCCGAACGATACCGCCTCATAGTACCCGATCTCCCAGGTTTTGGCCAGTCCTCACTGCAAAATAATTTCGCTATTGAATCCTATGCCGACGGAATTGTCAGTATTTTGGATGACCGAAAGATCGAACAAGCCGTTATACTTGGACACTCGATGGGTGGTTACATTCTTCTCTCACTGGCTGAACGTTATTCACAGAGACTTGCGGGCTTAGGTTTAATCTGTACGCAGGCAGGTTCCGATTTGGGAGAAGCGCGAACCAATCGATTTAAAACGATCGAACGCGTGCAATCAGAAGGATTAGACTTTATCAAAACATCAATGTCAGAAAAACTCCTCGCACCGGATAATTTCAAATCACGTCCTGAATTATCTCAAAAATTAAAACGTATCATTGACACTGCTTCCATTGAGGGCGTAGCGTCAGCATTACAGGCTATGGCAAACAGGAAAAGCCACGAGCCACTGTTGCCAGCTATTACTATCCCCGCTTTGATTATCTCCGGAAATGACGATGTACTGGTTCCTCAGGAAAAATCGGAGTGGATGGCCAATTTATTACCTAAATCACAATTGATAAAAATGGAAGGAGCTGGCCATATGGCTATGATGGAAAAACCTGCAGAATTTAATAAAGCTCTTGAAGAGTTTCTTAAAACTTTACATTAAAAAAGTCCGAATTGTACATTCAAAATACCAGCGCAAAAAGTCTTTCTATGAATCGTCGATAGCCCGTGTTTCTTGATCGCCTCAATATGCTCCGGAGTCGGATAACCTTTGTGCTTGGCAAAACCGTATTGTGGAAATATTTTATCGTACTCCACCATTAACCGGTCACGCGTTACTTTAGCTAAAATGGATGCAGCGGCGATGGTAAAGCTTTTTGAATCTCCTTTAACAATGGCCTTTTGTCGCGTACCGTAATAATGTGATTTGGGAAATGCTTCCATATTCCCGTCTATTAAAACAAAATCAGGTTGAATGTGCATTTTTTCTACGCATCGACGCATCCCTAACAGCGACGCTTGTAGAATATTAATTTTATCAATCTGGGAGTGATCGATAATTTCAATATGAAATGCCAAAGCCCGTTGCTGAATAATTTCAAAAAACTCTTCTCGCTCAGATTCGGTCAATTGTTTCGAATCGGTCACACCGTCGATGATCACATCTTTTTCAAAGATCGCCCCGGCCACGACCACCGGTCCAGCTAAAGGGCCTCGACCGGCCTCATCAACACCAGCTACATGTGGATGTCCGAAACTCCAGCATTCATATTCATGCATTAGTAAATCGTGCATTCGCTTAACCTAATAAAAAAGGGTTGAACAGCATCTACTGTTCAACCCAATGTATACTTACATTTACTCTGAGCTATTGTGCTGTTTCTGCGCTTTGCTGTGATTGATTATATTCTTCGACGATTTTTGATTCTTTTTTCTTCTCCATTTCAGTCGAAGACAACACGATCTTTTTGTTCTCTTTATCGAATTCAATAACAACTAATTGGAGCTCAGTACCTTCATTCAAG is from bacterium and encodes:
- a CDS encoding alpha/beta hydrolase; the protein is MLYVFERGSGLAIVMIHGYPLNHTIWENQFSLAERYRLIVPDLPGFGQSSLQNNFAIESYADGIVSILDDRKIEQAVILGHSMGGYILLSLAERYSQRLAGLGLICTQAGSDLGEARTNRFKTIERVQSEGLDFIKTSMSEKLLAPDNFKSRPELSQKLKRIIDTASIEGVASALQAMANRKSHEPLLPAITIPALIISGNDDVLVPQEKSEWMANLLPKSQLIKMEGAGHMAMMEKPAEFNKALEEFLKTLH
- a CDS encoding ribonuclease HII: MHDLLMHEYECWSFGHPHVAGVDEAGRGPLAGPVVVAGAIFEKDVIIDGVTDSKQLTESEREEFFEIIQQRALAFHIEIIDHSQIDKINILQASLLGMRRCVEKMHIQPDFVLIDGNMEAFPKSHYYGTRQKAIVKGDSKSFTIAAASILAKVTRDRLMVEYDKIFPQYGFAKHKGYPTPEHIEAIKKHGLSTIHRKTFCAGILNVQFGLF